The Mercurialis annua linkage group LG8, ddMerAnnu1.2, whole genome shotgun sequence genome window below encodes:
- the LOC126661473 gene encoding uncharacterized protein LOC126661473 produces the protein MSDLERDRNRQPPGRKRMGKTFLAPELGGSGARHVTTRKVSASARRKKQAHTSPDEVRISVEDLRESDDFVSSEDEPEDEPEDEPSEKIYISKRKKGAGGRFVGDSSSGSNRRPEEVDVWTVTGPVPGGPEDDTVIPSFLGHVASRLWDGADRGVLKCQTRHGALKKLRQWYETASEEVKVLIDGTEISHLPFIMFRC, from the exons atgtCGGATTTGGAACGAGATAGAAATCGACAACCTCcg GGCAGAAAGCGTATGGGGAAGACGTTTTTGGCCCCAGAATTAGGGGGATCGGGAGCCCGTCACGTTACGACGCGTAAAGTTTCTGCCTCGGCTCGACGGAAGAAACAAGCGCATACTTCTCCCGATGAGGTCCGCATTTCTGTTGAGGATCTTAGAGAGTCTGATGATTTTGTGAGCTCAGAGGACGAGCCAGAGGACGAGCCAGAGGACGAGCCAagtgaaaaaatttacatttctaaACGGAAAAAGGGTGCAGGTGGTCGGTTCGTTGGCGACTCGTCATcag GGTCGAACAGACGACCTGAAGAGGTTGACGTGTGGACCGTTACTGGTCCAGTACCTGGTGGACCTGAGGATGACACTGTTATTCCTAGTTTTCTCGGGCATGTCGCTTCTCGGCTATGGGATGGGGCGGACAGAGGCGTGCTGAAGTGTCAGACTAGACATGGAGCTCTGAAGAAGCTGAGACAGTGGTATGAGACGGCCTCAGAGGAGGTTAAGGTGCTGATAGACGGGACTGAGATATCACATCTCCCGTTTATCATGTTTAGATGTTAG
- the LOC126661474 gene encoding protein FAR1-RELATED SEQUENCE 5-like, protein MSGLSGEAKEIVRDMTAAQAKPCSIMAALKEKVPSDNPRIKQVYNYRETLRKSSFEGRDVVGQFYHMAQQNDYVHWTLAEEDTGVLTHIFMAHPDSVRLLRTYYWIIGMDSTYKTNKYKLPFLEIIGMTPCNKNFIIAYAIMKDETEGSYRWVLERLRCLIGEHIHPSAILTDRELGLMRPVSEVFPRSSHLLCTWHINKDVEDRVYRISGKNQEFAEIFKNSTWKKIIRKLC, encoded by the exons ATGAGTGGGCTGAGTGGCGAGGCCAAAGAAATTGTGCGAGATATGACTGCGGCACAAGCGAAGCCGTGTTCTATCATGGCagctttaaaagaaaaagtaccATCTGACAACCCTAGAATAAAGCAAGTGTACAACTATAGAGAGACTTTGAGAAAGTCTAGCTTTGAGGGTAGAGATGTGGTTGGGCAATTTTATCACATGGCTCAGCAAAATGATTATGTACACTGGACTCTTGCTGAGGAGGATACAGGTGTGTTGACCCATATTTTCATGGCTCATCCTGATTCAGTGAGACTACTTCGTACGTACTACTGGATCATCGGCATGGACTCCACGTACAAGACGAACAAGTACAAGCTGCCTTTTTTGGAGATTATTGGAATGACTCCTTGCAACAAGAacttcataattgcatatgcaattatgaaggATGAGACTGAAGGGAGCTACAGATGGGTATTGGAGAGACTgag GTGCTTGATTGGGGAACATATTCATCCGAGCGCTATTCTTACTGATCGAGAATTGGGGCTTATGAGACCAGTGTCAGAGGTTTTCCCACGTTCTTCTCATCTACTATGTACGTGGCACATAAATAAGGACGTAGAAGATAGAGTGTACAGAATTAGTGGGAAAAACCAAGAGTTTGCTGAAATTTTCAAGAATAGTACATGGAAGAAAATTATCAGAAAATTATGCTGA
- the LOC126660032 gene encoding uncharacterized protein LOC126660032: MASMGDIAEEESPSPLKKLKGLENSVPVVDSKLDEGAAVDDDDSDDGSGSWDEIEERHFSDGNSSEGMEFENDDDRKKYKEYRRQFNESDGFDVTTFPKVSFIGRVHLVNVDDPTSYNFAGCKKALELVINEHNRQKNADLELVRILKSNACCFTVYRTTFLAKSKSDEEVRTYQSEMFYSDLSGNYKSYIFREKGN; this comes from the exons ATGGCTTCCATGGGCGATATTGCAGAAGAAGAATCACCCTCACCTTTGAAGAAACTAAAGGGCCTTGAAAACTCGGTGCCGGTGGTCGATTCAAAACTCGACGAAGGTGCTGCCGTCGATGATGACGATTCCGATGATGGATCGGGATCATGGGATGAAATCGAAGAGAGACACTTTTCCGATGGAAACAGCAGCGAGGGTATGGAGTTTGAGAACGACGACGacagaaaaaaatacaaagaatACAGACGCCAATTCAATGAATCCGAT GGTTTTGACGTCACCACCTTCCCCAAAGTTTCATTTATCGGACGGGTTCATCTGGTAAATGTTGATGATCCCACCAGTTACAATTTCGCCGGCTGCAAAAAGGCCCTTGAGTTGGTCATTAACGAACATAATCGCCAAAAG AATGCGGACTTGGAACTTGTGAGAATTTTGAAGTCAAATGCTTGTTGCTTTACCGTTTATCGCACAACCTTTCTGGCTAAAAGTAAGTCTGACGAAGAAGTCCGAACGTATCAATCTGAGATGTTTTACAGTGATCTCTCCGGCAATTATAAATCTTATATTTTTCGAGAAAAAGGTAACTAG